The following proteins come from a genomic window of Gottfriedia acidiceleris:
- a CDS encoding NAD(P)H-quinone oxidoreductase, whose amino-acid sequence MKAVQINESKHLFIDDYQMPVLSENELLVKVHATAINRADLLQKHGKYPVPKGASPILGLEMAGIVEQVGANVTNWKIGDRVCSLLPGGGYAQYVSIPSDLAISIPNHFSFEEAASIPEVFLTAYLNLFELGRLKENEKVLIHAGASGVGTAAIQLAREFGASSIVTAGNEMKLTACTDLGANHVINYKNEDFKTVVEKVTDHVGVDVILDFIGASYFHQNLQSLNTNGRLILIGTMGGVKVNDVNLLPLLTKRISIIGSTLRSQTLEQKIYLTNQFKKYVLPLFMNKKIKPIIDTVYSWHEVNEAHTRMKNNLNIGKIVLKID is encoded by the coding sequence ATGAAGGCAGTTCAAATTAATGAATCAAAGCATTTATTTATTGACGATTATCAGATGCCTGTTTTAAGTGAGAATGAACTACTTGTTAAAGTTCATGCTACGGCTATTAATCGAGCTGACTTACTTCAAAAACATGGTAAGTACCCCGTACCTAAAGGCGCATCACCGATTTTAGGTTTAGAGATGGCCGGGATCGTTGAACAAGTTGGGGCTAATGTTACAAATTGGAAAATTGGAGATCGTGTTTGTAGCTTATTGCCAGGAGGAGGTTATGCGCAGTATGTTTCCATTCCTTCAGATTTGGCAATTTCAATTCCAAATCATTTTTCATTCGAAGAGGCAGCGTCTATACCTGAGGTGTTTTTGACAGCTTACTTAAATTTATTTGAATTAGGTAGATTAAAAGAAAATGAAAAAGTATTAATTCATGCCGGAGCTAGTGGTGTAGGAACAGCTGCAATTCAGCTTGCAAGAGAATTTGGTGCAAGTTCAATCGTTACGGCTGGGAATGAAATGAAACTTACAGCCTGTACTGATTTAGGTGCAAATCATGTGATTAACTATAAAAATGAAGATTTTAAAACTGTTGTCGAAAAAGTTACTGATCACGTAGGTGTAGACGTCATTTTAGATTTTATTGGTGCATCTTATTTCCATCAAAACTTACAATCATTAAATACTAATGGAAGGCTCATTTTGATTGGTACAATGGGTGGAGTTAAAGTGAACGATGTGAACTTATTACCACTTTTGACAAAGAGAATTTCCATTATCGGGAGTACTTTGCGTTCACAAACACTTGAGCAAAAAATCTATTTAACAAATCAATTCAAAAAATATGTCTTACCACTTTTTATGAATAAGAAAATAAAACCAATTATCGATACAGTGTATAGTTGGCATGAAGTGAATGAAGCACATACTCGAATGAAGAACAATTTAAATATCGGAAAAATAGTCTTAAAAATAGATTAA
- a CDS encoding YoaK family protein, with protein sequence MKSKQKIIPSLSSNSVYLGLMLALVGGFLDGYTFISRDGVFANAQTGNLVLLAINLSFGNWKNSVDYILPIIAFILGVLVAESVKHPRLRELLYSYRRSILLLEFSVLMIVGLLPSSVPNIVVTVCISFVSSLQISTFTHLDKWTYNSTMTTGNIRIASQAAYTAFINQDKEAKTKFKEFLVIILSFSFGALFGSISTKYIGNQAVWIAAGVLIVALILYHKDKGYFRRKLH encoded by the coding sequence TTGAAATCTAAACAAAAAATAATTCCATCATTATCATCAAATTCAGTCTATCTTGGTTTAATGTTAGCGTTAGTAGGCGGTTTTTTAGATGGGTATACTTTTATAAGCAGAGACGGTGTATTTGCCAATGCACAAACGGGAAATCTTGTTCTTTTAGCAATAAATCTATCATTTGGAAATTGGAAAAACTCTGTGGATTATATTCTACCTATTATAGCCTTTATTCTTGGAGTGTTGGTTGCTGAATCCGTTAAACACCCACGATTAAGAGAACTATTATACAGTTATAGACGTTCAATTCTCTTATTAGAATTTAGTGTATTAATGATTGTAGGATTATTACCTAGTAGTGTACCTAATATAGTTGTAACTGTTTGCATCTCCTTTGTCTCATCATTACAAATTTCAACCTTCACTCATTTAGACAAATGGACATACAATTCAACTATGACAACCGGTAATATTAGAATTGCTTCACAGGCAGCATATACAGCTTTTATAAATCAAGACAAAGAAGCAAAAACAAAATTTAAAGAGTTTTTGGTTATTATCCTTTCCTTTTCATTTGGCGCATTGTTTGGAAGTATTTCCACAAAATATATTGGGAATCAGGCTGTTTGGATTGCTGCAGGAGTATTAATAGTAGCGTTAATCTTATATCATAAAGACAAAGGTTATTTTAGAAGGAAACTCCATTAA
- a CDS encoding DUF554 domain-containing protein translates to MVLLGSFVNATAIIFGSLLGLFIKRIPDRMKNLVTQSISLVIIVIGFTLAMKTNQVLIVVFSLSLGAVVGEWLDIESKLDKLGLFIESKFQSKSEGSISKGFVTSTLLFCVGAMAILGALDSGLRHNHEILYTKSMMDGFLSIILTSTLGIGVLFSAVPVLIYQGFIAIFASFVPNLVTQHLLNSIIAEISGTGGILLIALGLNSLGLVKIKIGNMLPSILFALIIVCFIQFFK, encoded by the coding sequence ATGGTACTACTCGGTTCATTTGTTAATGCAACAGCTATTATTTTTGGCTCTTTACTAGGTTTGTTTATTAAAAGGATTCCAGATCGAATGAAAAATCTAGTAACTCAGTCAATTTCTCTCGTAATTATAGTTATAGGATTTACTTTAGCTATGAAAACAAATCAAGTTCTGATCGTCGTTTTCAGTTTATCGCTAGGTGCGGTTGTAGGAGAATGGTTAGATATCGAAAGTAAATTAGATAAATTAGGACTATTTATCGAAAGTAAATTTCAGTCTAAAAGCGAAGGCTCTATTTCTAAAGGATTTGTCACATCGACTTTGTTATTCTGTGTTGGCGCGATGGCTATACTCGGTGCACTTGATAGCGGGCTCCGTCATAATCATGAAATATTATATACAAAATCAATGATGGATGGATTTTTATCAATCATTTTAACTTCGACTCTCGGCATTGGCGTGTTATTCTCCGCTGTCCCAGTTTTAATCTATCAAGGATTCATTGCCATTTTTGCCTCATTTGTACCGAATCTAGTAACACAGCATTTATTAAATTCAATTATTGCTGAAATCTCAGGTACAGGAGGAATTTTATTAATTGCTCTTGGTTTGAATTCACTAGGTTTAGTAAAAATAAAAATTGGAAATATGTTACCTTCTATTTTATTTGCACTTATTATTGTTTGTTTCATTCAGTTTTTCAAATAA